Part of the Engystomops pustulosus chromosome 4, aEngPut4.maternal, whole genome shotgun sequence genome is shown below.
GGAGGAGAAGCAAAGCACATTGCAACGTTGCTATAAGCGGATCACAACTTTCTAACCTGCTTAGAGACCCAATTTAAAACTATTGGAGGAATACTAATAAACGACCATACTGTAAGTTAATAAAACCGCTATATGGAGATCAATACAGGGATCGTAGCAGTGGGTTACGCAGTATAAGGCGGATTAAACCATTAAAGCCTGTGACTTACCTTTTCTTTTCTCATTATAGTCATTCACTTTCTCAGTCTCCAACTTTCCATCTTGCCCAGACCACCATGATGACGTATGATTTGCCTCTGAAGAGTTTGACTTCTATCTTTGACTCCATGCTATGTCCTACATTAAATAGTACCATAACATATAGATAAAGCCCTGTATACAACTGTAGCACATACCTAGTAGAATTGTGCTGTACGTAGTCCTCTCTCTATATAAGACTGTGTCATATATAGGGCCCCCTAAAGGTTGTCTCCCCTCAAAGGCATTACATCTCCAGGACGAGCGCCTAGTGTAACATATGATTGTCATTTCATTTCTACTCTTCCCTTTCACAGATGACCTCAGTTGTACTAGAGTTCAACTCAGGAACTGAGAAAAGTCTCTGGGAAGTCCCAGTAAAAGTTTCATGTCAGATGCTGACAGTGTGCACTATACATGCCAAAATACAGACACTCAGTAAAACCCAGAACCTCTGAACTGTTGTGGCAAGATCTCTGGTAGATCCAAGCTAAAACCTCACACAAGACATTAGCAGTGGGATTAGTTAACCATACGTTACATGTTACACCAGGGCCGGCAATAGCACCGGGCATACCCGGGCGagtgtcggggcccagagctgctgggagggctcACACAGCCAAATCTGTCCTCAGCAGCCTGGCAGTGCCTGGTGAGGGGTAGGGGGGCTGTTGATAATATAAACCATGAAGGGGCTCTATATAATGTaaccatgtatataatataacctactaggggctgcatataaaataaccatgatgggtctgattggtatgataaactagagaatattttagggaacaggagactgttttggtatttgaatttttaatgccgccacgtgagttcactgcaaagaggcccaacgaggctctgtcacccaggggcctactgaaacctggagcaagCCCTGGGTTACACTTTTATGATAAAGAGATCATTTATAGAAATGTGGAAGAAAAACCaatagaatatttaaaaaaaaaatttgcatcacATCTCAacacaaaaataacaaacagaTATCAACCTTTGTTGAGAATATAGAACTTTCAGAATATCAAAAACAATTGGAAAGATCAAGGatttattataaagttttacCACTGAGGGGAATGGATATTTGCCGTTTcggaaaaaacataaaaaaacagtcTACTTAAAAGGAAAGTTATACTAACATTATCGGCAATCGTGATTATGTATTATTTGCTGGTCTAGatgctgcatctgccatgaggcgagatgaaaaactcacttcaggcggcagattgcggagCCCTAAGGGGGGCGGCACAATGACAGACTTCAACGTGCCAGACCCACCAGTAAAATCAATTACATCTGTGTCTTTAAGATTGATCGATAGGCAGGGTGGCGCAGACTATTAGTATTATTTTAATGGTGCCCACTAGATTAGGGTACagaggggggatgtatatcattttactgggggggggggggttcaggaaTTCTAGGATGATAATGCAATTGGGTGGTCTGTATATTATTGTAGCTGTATAGAGGGAATCAATATATGGGAACAGGATGGCAGGATGTATAGAATGATACTTGGAGTGTCCTGCTGTAATGGAGAGGTGGATAGGCTGCTTCTCTCCCTCTAACTGGCTCCCAATCcgtgttgattagattgtgagccccattggggacgggaatgaatttggcaagttctgtgcagcgctgtgtagtctgtgtgtgctatataaatagaggatTATATAGGTAAAATTGGTCATTAAATTCATTGGGACGAGTATAGCAGGAAATCTAGGCTGGGCTACTGGGGAAGGGGGACATTTTATTTTTCGCGACCCTATTTGGGCTGTTCCTGCAGATGAAAATTAAAACAATATCTGTCCAAATATAACCAAGAGATTAACTGGAAACCACAAATGTTACCCCCCTTACAACAAGTTTACGACTCCACCGCCGGATCCTTTCACAGTCAACTGGAGTCAGAAGTCTACTTTGCAGTCCGGGGCCGGTGAAGCCTTGGCATAGGATAGAAGTACAATATGATTATCCCAATGCCGAAAATCCTGGAAAAAAACCTGTGTAAGATTTCCTGCAGGATTTTCAAAAGAATTTCCAAATCCGACCTTTGTGAACTTCGCCTCCTTCCGCCTGTGCCAGCTTTATTGTGaaggttaaaaaaaactaaaatcaagGAAACCCCATTGCTGTAATAAAATACTTAGTACATTTCTAATTAccctgacactttttttttttttacttacgtggaaagaaaaaaaaaatcagataagACGTTGCCTGAAAGGAGGAAGCGTGAAAACTCCCGGAGTTGCATAAGATCCTGAGCAGAGTATAAAAGCAGCTGATGCTCCAGGCTACAGACAGAGGACAAGCTAATAGCAGCCACATAACATCCCCTACAGAACTTCTCTAGGATATTAACTTAAGATACAAGGTATTTTACTACTTTCTTTACAACCttaatgcaatatatatataagatatatttGTACTGATCATATAAATATTACATTGCCctaatttttatatcattttttttatttctacagaCGTAATGGCAATGGCAGAAGTTCCAGAACTGAATGACTTTTCAATGGAATACAGGTAATACTTTACTATACTTAGGTTTTGGGGGGATTTTTGCCgcttttttttcattaataagtTTTTATTCAAAGTTTTTAACATACGTACAGCTGGGgagtaatacatttacaaaatctcCTCTCATTTATGCCTCGTGTGTAACTTACATCTATACTTAGGTGTATGCAGTGCATACACTGTATACAATGAAGTTATAGCACGCCCATGTGTTGTTCTAAAGAGCCTTGTTgtcttacaaaatacacagtacCATAAAAACTCAACATTTTCTAACTTAAAAAAAGCAAGAAacctaatttttttacattttcatttatttatttttttacacctTTAAATAATAACCCAAAAGTCATAATTTGTACAACATTTTGCAACAAACACATACAATTCATATGTATAATGTACACAGATCTATAATACAGAACACAAACCTCCAAACTTTAAGATGGATAACAGATTACATAGAGGACCggaacaagattttttttatgtaataggATTTTGTTGCCTTAATTTCTGaatatctttattttttgttgCAGTGAAGATGTTGAAGAGTTTTATATTGACGACCTCAGCTTCAAGCAGAAGGTAAAGagcattttattttataattcagTTATTTCTTATTGTACACAAAAGTACACAAGAAAAACCTATAACAATGGAACTAGTTTTTGATCCATATCCTCATTATGATATAGTGGAGTAAATATGTTATGAGATTGTGGTGTAGATTTTACAGAGACATCGACATTTACATAGTCATCACCAGATTTCCATAATCCAATAGTTATATATATTGTAGGATGTGATATGTTTGAGAATTTTAAGTAACAAACCAAAAACATgacaaaaattgtaatttttgttcCCCAGACTAACAAGGCTCACATACAATGGAAACTCCACAAGGATTGCTGGTCACCTTTCCATTCTGGAGTAAAATCGGAGATAAGAAAGCCTGGAAAACCGATGTCCTCCTTCAGGAAAGCCATAATGCTGGTTGTAGTTGTAGAAAAGCTGAAGGGAAAAACAAGAAGTGAGAAGCAGGACTTTTTCGGTGATGACGACCTGCTGAATCACATCCTTGTAGAGGGTAAGACCACTGATAATGGGTTATTTTATAATTGGGGCCCTTATACAGGAAAGACCCAAGATTTATCCTGTATTTAATATAACACAATAATATTTgctctatttttttaaatttagtttaTTCTTAGGCAAAATTTGTAGAATATGAGCAAGCTATtactatatatttgagtatacaaCATCCCTTTACAATATGATGTACTATAGGAGGACTGGGAGAGATCCAGCACCACCATGTCGGGTTTCTTGTACTGctttatgagacttttttttgtctcagttgagATTTTTTTGATCTTGGTTGAGACCAAAAAGTCCCAACTGAgaccaaaaagtctaaaaaaaccaAACAACATGGTGATAGGTCTCCTCCAATATACCCTTGACTATATTGACTATAATGTTGCCCATTTACCTAtgaattaacaacaatttttttttgtactatttaCAGAAGACATTACCTGCGATGAAATCCAAACTTATGATGCCCGGATATCGAAATTCCAGTACAATAAGACAACAGTGCACATTATTCGGGATCACAGACAGAAATGTTTAGCTCTGCAGCAGTTTCAGGACAACGCTCGTCTCGTGTCCCTGTTTTTGCAAGGGCAGAATATCGAGAGAGAAGGTAAGATGCTTATACTTATAAATTCTATGTTATGATAATTTATTCACACTAGCCATAATACTATTTATcataattaattaacacattgtcTTTTTTGCAGCTAAAATCAATGTGAACAGCTACATCACGGCTCCCTTTGATGTCAACAAGCGTCCAGTCACGTTGGGTATTGCCGGTTCCAAATTCTACTTGTGCTGCTCCGCCGAGGAAGGGTCGCAAGATCCCGTTTTGTGTCTGAAGGTGAGTTCACAACTTATAACATGGACAGATATCCCATTCTGGTCAATAATATTCCAGAGCTAGACAATGAAGCTGGCCATACACATTAGAGATGTGTTGGCAAACCTTCAGTAGGACCAGACATCCATCTATTGCATATTGGGTTTGCAGAGAGTTTATCTGACAGACTTGGCGCTTTATTGAatttcaacatgcccaatcctttgTCTTCATAGATGCTAGAACACACGCATGCTCAGCCTAACTGAATATGCATGTACATAAAGAGTACAGAAGGAATAGCTCTTAACCAAAGAAGGGTCGGACTGACAATTGGAGGTTCATGGCCATTTTTGGTTGAAGCCGGAGTTCTGGCACCCTTATTATGATGGGTTGGGTTTGGTGTAGGACCACAGTGGCTCTAGTTTTGGTATAAAGCTATGTTAAACCTATCAAGCCTACACCTTGCACAACAATATAAGTAACAAGAACTAAGGAAGTTATGAGGTTTCCATAAATTATAATcttgtaatttaatttttttcttcaaatttcaactaaacttcttattttttttctttcatctaGGAAGTGGACAATATTAAAGACATAAAGAACGATGACTTGTTACCCTTCATGTTCTTCAAGAAGCCCAGCAGCGGTGTATTTAACTCCTTTGAATCAGCCGCTTTCCCCAGCTATTGTATTAGCACATCTCAGCAGGAGAATCAGCAAGTGCAACTGAAGCCACAAGAAAGCCAAGTCTTCCTGCAAGATTTTATAGTCAATCCAAATTTTTAGTTTGTGATCCTGGCAGTTCTGTGTATGTACCATGTACATAGAGGAATATGGCATATCTGTTGCTTCCAGGCATATGATACCTACCAACATTTCTATACCAAGATGATAAGAAGAAGATGAAGTAGTGTGGCCCATTCAGAATAATGCATTTCAATGCAAACTTTGCACAAACTGTTTCAAATGGGCCTGGTATAAAGGATAATCCATGTAAAAATTATACACTATGTATGTACAATATCTAAGAAGTATCCCTGAAAATCTCAGAGATTCTCCATAGAAGTAGCAGAGTCTGTTGTATAAAAGCACTTTCATAAAGTTTACATTCTCAGTCAGAGAATAAAAAGTAACTCGGTGACGAGTCCTTATGTTATTTATAGCTATgaattaataatatattattttatattatgtattatatgtgcATTGTCTACTGTCTCTAGCTTGTAAATTATAATTTTCTATGATAAAATGCAGTTTTTTATATTCAAGGATGCGTAAATAAAAAGATATTAATTTAAATTATGATAATTGTATGAGtttgtgtacaaaaaaataaaattctcaatATTATCCTAAAAAAATCAACCAAAGCACAATAATAAACCATCATAAAGACATCATATATAATGTAGCTGTCAAGACAGGGAAATCAGAGGGGGTGGAGTTCTTTAGAATGGCTTTCAATTCTGGCTCAGATGGTGGACCATCTATATGTTGTATGGTCTCTATAGGACAGTTAATAGAACTAAGGAAAGAAGGTAAACATGCACATCTGATCTACAGACCTGTCCCACCCAAAAAATGTCTCTTTCataatttattttacataaattaaaaGACACTATCCTAATTCTTGAAGAGTCTGCGAGCAAAACATTTCAGGGGACCTTATCATCTTCTCAAACCAACATGCAACAGGACAGTTCATCAACAGGACCCAGTTTCTTGGCCCAAAAGTGGCTGTGTTACAGCGCGGCCGCTCGCTTCTCTATAGAGAGGTGAGCAGCAGTAGGTAGAAGATTCGGGTTTATATAGAACAGTGATTGGGCACAGAACTGCTGCACTCCATAATATAATAACTCCATGTGAGAAACTGAAGGCTAGAAGAAATAAGACCGAGCTGCGTGGTGGCAAAGGAGGCAAGGTGGTGACTAGGGAGGCCTAGTGATTTCAGTTTCTACCATCCTGTCCTCTTGATAGTAAGTGACCCTGCTTATAGGCTCCCATGAGTTATTTTGTAGACCAAAGTCTTGCCACTACAATTGGTTTTGATAAATAACAGAATCCAAAATCCCTTCTACAAAATCCTCCTCCACTCTGTGGATTGTAATTGAGTAAGATAGAAGCAAGATATTCCCAGGGATTAATGGAATAAAGtagtaaataatttattttaattacgGAAAAAATGTGGTAGCCACTAGAACCACAATGGACAACAAAGGAAGGAGATAGATAGGGGCTGGAACCCGCCCTAACGCAGTGGGTGGGGTGGAGGCCAGCATGACTGAGCGAGGGGATTGGCCCCTTTGAATTATGAGGAGGAGAATAGtggttgaagggggggggggggagtatataagaGTGTAACGCAGGAAAAATAGGGCAGTCTAGTGAGACACGGAGCTGAGGTCCCGCCCACCCGCCCTGGGTTTACGGACGTTGGGGTAGGTTATAGCTGTTTAGTTGGGGTATTCGGAAAATATGAAAGGAGGGagggtctagggcagtggtggcgaacctatggcacaggtgccaggggtggcactcggagacctttctgtgggcacccagcacagaatttaccagataggacacaaagcttcctcctgcagtACAATACTGCCCAGGATGTGCtacgctcagcgctattttaatgtgacacctacttggctgccaggactacagtaggagagagaaggtgtggatagagatggattgtcattggagctgcTACTTTGGGTCCCcttattcttcctcttcaggggaccctggggggaagctacaatccaaatttctcctgctttctattgtattggtgtcctcaggacgccaatattatagaaacttgtgatacagcagagatcaatagcttactgcttaaattgtcatgttggcattttgctacataaaagtgggtttttgtttgtagtttgggcactcagtatctgaaaggttcgccatcactggtctaggggtcACTTGttgtcatatttctttcatgcTGTCACGGTAGCCCGGGAGGTGGAGTCGGGAGGGAGTGACACACCTCAAAATTGTTGGATGGTTGTTTTTGGGTCAAGGCACACTGGTTTGGGGGCtcttacaagggggggggggggcttggggaGCCCAGGAGACAACAGGAGCCACTTAAGGTGGCTGGCGGTGC
Proteins encoded:
- the LOC140127856 gene encoding interleukin-1 beta-like — encoded protein: MAMAEVPELNDFSMEYSEDVEEFYIDDLSFKQKTNKAHIQWKLHKDCWSPFHSGVKSEIRKPGKPMSSFRKAIMLVVVVEKLKGKTRSEKQDFFGDDDLLNHILVEEDITCDEIQTYDARISKFQYNKTTVHIIRDHRQKCLALQQFQDNARLVSLFLQGQNIEREAKINVNSYITAPFDVNKRPVTLGIAGSKFYLCCSAEEGSQDPVLCLKEVDNIKDIKNDDLLPFMFFKKPSSGVFNSFESAAFPSYCISTSQQENQQVQLKPQESQVFLQDFIVNPNF